One Verrucomicrobiia bacterium DNA segment encodes these proteins:
- a CDS encoding sigma-70 family RNA polymerase sigma factor, whose product MEAPGRERDGVLIAQFQAGRESAFDELVKRHMEKAVQLARTVCGNYEDAKDISQEAFVKAYHALKNFKGEAQFSTWFYRILMNSAKDYLRKKKRLRLADWDDAQSKDHFLESVASPEPGPAGSALLSEFERQVTAAIEKLPFQQQWIFILRFLEGFSLKEIAQATGLAEGTVKAALHFGMKKFKAEISAISGKG is encoded by the coding sequence ATGGAGGCTCCCGGGCGCGAGCGGGACGGCGTCTTGATCGCGCAGTTCCAAGCGGGCCGCGAGTCGGCCTTCGACGAGCTGGTGAAACGGCACATGGAAAAGGCCGTGCAGCTCGCGCGCACCGTGTGCGGCAATTACGAGGACGCAAAGGACATTTCTCAGGAGGCGTTCGTGAAGGCGTATCACGCGCTGAAGAACTTCAAAGGCGAAGCGCAGTTCTCGACCTGGTTTTACCGCATCCTCATGAACTCGGCCAAGGACTATCTGAGGAAGAAAAAACGGCTGCGTCTCGCGGATTGGGACGACGCGCAGTCCAAAGACCATTTCCTGGAATCCGTGGCCTCGCCCGAGCCGGGCCCCGCGGGTTCGGCCCTCTTATCGGAATTCGAGCGGCAGGTGACGGCCGCGATCGAGAAGCTTCCCTTCCAGCAGCAATGGATTTTCATCCTGCGTTTTTTGGAAGGTTTTTCCCTGAAAGAAATCGCGCAGGCAACGGGCCTTGCGGAAGGCACAGTGAAGGCCGCGCTGCATTTCGGCATGAAAAAATTCAAGGCG